The Diabrotica undecimpunctata isolate CICGRU chromosome 3, icDiaUnde3, whole genome shotgun sequence genome includes the window agcctcagtctgctatgcaatttgcaataagaactgtttcggaggaaatcaatttagcatcttccaaaataacatatttttctttgttaaatcatgttatcattattaaaatatacaatgttatcatcattataaacaataccaagataattttatgtgtgaatattacaaaaatgtcattttaaatgttgtgcaatattgtgtgccctcactacactcatattcgatggccagctagctcattcgatataaataaagttgactttgtcattatttattttgattttgtgtttagttcagtaggtatatatacgtacaaattttgtgtacctccattaccacttttctgtatatttttaaacatctgaaatatcgaactctggagtataagttaattaacctgtacctacgtgtaataaaagataattaaaacttgtcttataaaggatatctatgttttataaaggataaatattataataacataattttatcatctctttataattactataattaaattagccaaattatataaaaaaaacttaaaattaaaagtctttcctatacaactacattcaaatgttgcgggaataagcgatcttgactacgtcatgcgcgaaagcgaaccgattttggaacattatgtatcataccttgtgtattcattgtaccatccCATGCCATGGTACCATACCATACCATGCCatggtaaattaaaattatttgtagTTATGTGTATGTGATGTGGTTAtgctatattatattatttatctatgattATGCTTGTAAGTTATGAATGGTATATTAATTGTATGAAGAAATCaatgtaaataaaatacaattttgatcTGTGTATGAGACGTTaaggaataaataaatttaaattattcagGAAGATTTTGAGTTTGCAGATTATAGGGAAAAGTAGTAACAAAGAacacaaagaatatagacgcaatCCAAAACATGTCTGATTCACAAGAAAAAAGGTCTCTCACAACAGAAGAATGGAATTATCTTACAAAGTATTTTGTTGGAAATACATTTCGATATAGAGATAACATTATAATTCCCAAAGGTGTCGGACCCcttcaaataaaaacaaatgaagaaaagATGGTAGAAACCTTTTTTGAGAGCTGTGCTTTTAAGTCTTTGATGAGTTGTGTAGTGGGTAAATATAAATAGAACATTATTATCAATGAACACTAACGTTATTGTTTTTAAGGATATGGGTTAGGAGCAGCTATAGGTTTGTTTTCATCAAGTATGGGTCCTGCTTCTGTTACAGATACTGCAGAACCTCAAACCGCAAGGCAGGTGTTTAGAGAAATGAAAACTACAACTTTGGGTTATGCAAAGAATTTTGCAGTGATAGGAGCTCTGTTTTCTGGAGTGGAATGTATTATAGAATCAGTAAGTctattaatattaaaagtacacaattgttatttgttttcttttagtCAAGAGGCAAGTCAGATTGGAAGAACGGGACATATGCAGGTGCAGTAACAGGAGGGTTAATTGGATTAAGGGGTAAGTTATCTGGTTTTAAACTCTGCAAAATTAACAAACTATTATATGTATTTTTTGTGAAATCTGTACATAAGTGTGCAATGTTAAAAACAAACTGGTGGTAATATACTAATTTCAAGTATATTTTATGGATTCTCTACTTAAAAGAAGGCAATCAATGACATTTTCAAGATAAAACTTTTGGGCTAACTTAAAATGAATGTTTACATAATTTGGTTCCTAATTATATTTAAGTAAGTTTAAAATACACTCCGCCAAAAAAGTATCGCATCACCTATGAAActgcaaattttgtattaaaaatatggATTTTTTACTGttgttcatttttgttttttaagtatgtaacaagtattaaaagaaaaatgcagaatgtatgaaaaacaaaggttttatttaatttatttcataaattagaAGTAAGCATACAAGCagcattgaataaaaaaaaaaaaaaaaaaatcaaaagtaagtaatgataatttagtaagacatatagatagatagatattttatttgactgtaagttacaacaaggtttatagaaagtcaaaactaaaattataaatattaatcattacaaaaaaatggaaacaatacattaaaaatatttaaaacattaaaatatatataaaacatacaATACAGACAttgtaatataattaaaataatattaaatttggttgtgttacagcttgggcattcacagatacactctggtaatattcacctaatgtataaggacacatggtcactaggtattctt containing:
- the LOC140436902 gene encoding mitochondrial import inner membrane translocase subunit Tim22 isoform X1, translating into MSDSQEKRSLTTEEWNYLTKYFVGNTFRYRDNIIIPKGVGPLQIKTNEEKMVETFFESCAFKSLMSCVVGYGLGAAIGLFSSSMGPASVTDTAEPQTARQVFREMKTTTLGYAKNFAVIGALFSGVECIIESSRGKSDWKNGTYAGAVTGGLIGLRAGVKAGVVGAMALQHFQQLLIIICIVDSDFMFYTL
- the LOC140436902 gene encoding mitochondrial import inner membrane translocase subunit Tim22 isoform X2; the encoded protein is MSDSQEKRSLTTEEWNYLTKYFVGNTFRYRDNIIIPKGVGPLQIKTNEEKMVETFFESCAFKSLMSCVVGYGLGAAIGLFSSSMGPASVTDTAEPQTARQVFREMKTTTLGYAKNFAVIGALFSGVECIIESSRGKSDWKNGTYAGAVTGGLIGLRGEPCWSSITRTST